A genomic stretch from Schaalia odontolytica includes:
- a CDS encoding siderophore ABC transporter substrate-binding protein, which yields MSRTTTSLAALAAVAALGLAACSSGATTSSSQSSSEPSATASETMQATQPSSVTVEANDGTVEIKLPVTRAASLDNRTFEVLQQWDVPLVAAPKMLIPTTITAFNGEDVADVGMHRDPNLEALVAAEPDLIISGQRFSKYDAQIKELAPDVPLINLEPRDGKPFNEELIREVTTLGEIFGKQDEAKKLVDDFNASIERAKKAYDGSSTVMAVDVSGGNIGYVAPGKGRTWGPVFDLLGLKPALEVEGSTDSHTGDDISVEAIAEANPAWIFVLDRDAAITKDGSNTPAETVINGNAALQNVAALQNKHVVYAPNDTYTNESIITYTEIFNSIADAFEAAKK from the coding sequence ATGTCTCGCACGACCACCTCGCTGGCCGCTCTCGCCGCCGTCGCCGCCCTCGGCCTGGCCGCATGCTCTTCCGGTGCCACCACCTCATCCTCTCAGTCTTCCTCCGAGCCCTCCGCTACCGCGAGCGAGACCATGCAGGCCACCCAGCCCTCGTCCGTGACGGTCGAAGCGAACGACGGCACGGTCGAGATCAAGCTGCCCGTCACCCGCGCAGCCTCCCTCGACAACCGCACCTTCGAGGTGCTGCAGCAGTGGGATGTGCCCCTCGTCGCCGCCCCCAAGATGCTGATTCCCACCACCATCACCGCATTCAACGGCGAGGACGTTGCCGACGTGGGCATGCACCGTGACCCCAACCTGGAGGCCCTGGTCGCCGCCGAACCCGACCTCATCATCTCCGGTCAGCGCTTCTCCAAGTACGACGCGCAGATCAAGGAGCTCGCGCCCGACGTCCCGCTCATCAACCTCGAGCCGCGCGATGGTAAGCCCTTCAACGAGGAACTCATCCGCGAGGTCACCACCCTCGGCGAGATCTTCGGCAAGCAGGACGAGGCCAAGAAGCTCGTCGACGACTTCAACGCCTCGATCGAGCGCGCGAAGAAGGCCTACGACGGCTCCTCGACCGTCATGGCGGTCGACGTCTCCGGCGGCAACATCGGCTACGTGGCACCCGGCAAGGGCCGCACCTGGGGCCCGGTCTTCGACCTGCTCGGCCTGAAGCCGGCCCTCGAGGTCGAGGGCTCGACCGACTCGCACACGGGCGATGACATCTCCGTCGAGGCCATCGCCGAGGCCAACCCGGCGTGGATCTTCGTCCTCGACCGCGACGCCGCCATCACCAAGGACGGCTCGAACACCCCGGCCGAGACTGTCATCAACGGTAACGCTGCGCTGCAGAACGTCGCCGCGCTGCAGAACAAGCACGTCGTGTACGCGCCCAACGACACGTACACCAACGAGTCCATCATCACCTACACGGAGATCTTCAACTCCATCGCGGACGCCTTCGAAGCCGCGAAGAAGTGA
- a CDS encoding NAD(+) synthase — MNFHSLYDQGFARVAAVTLPVHPARPFENAREIIDAARELDTRGVAMAVFPELCVSGYAIDDLFLQDVLLDNVEKALADIVEASADLLPLLIVGAPLRKDNALYNCAVAIHRGRVLGIVPKSHLPNYREFYEKRHFVTMPPRACERIEVPWGGIEEFSGGPVWVPFGQVLLSADDVPGLTIGIEICEDMWVPVTPATELALAGATVLANLSASPITVGRGADRELMVRSVSARCSAAYVYTAAGMGESSTDLAWDGEAMIYEAGDRLAIGERFQEGAHITIADVDLERLRTERKRQNSFTDNAQRYFAGDERMAPQEVEFTLDPPRTDLGLERPVNRFPFVPNDPTRLEQDCYEAYNIQVAGLVQRLRAIGNPKIVIGVSGGLDSTHALVVASRAMDLLGRPRTDILCYTLPGFATSERTKKNATLLCQYLGTSFEEIDIRPAATQMLADIGHPYGEGEATYDVTFENVQAGLRTDYLFRLANHLGGIVLGTGDLSELALGWCTYGVGDQMSHYAVNTGVPKTLMQHLIRWVVASKQFDDHVGEVLLSILHTEISPELVPAKPGEKMQSTQDKIGPYNLQDFTLYHVLRRGARPSKIAFLAEKAWSDASAGSWPVGFPEEDKVAYSLEEIVKWERLFLWRFFSQQFKRSALPNGPKVMAGGSLSPRGDWRMPADVSGADWVTELDEAVKGLVD; from the coding sequence ATGAACTTTCATTCCCTCTACGATCAGGGTTTTGCCCGTGTTGCTGCCGTTACGCTGCCCGTACACCCCGCTCGCCCGTTCGAAAACGCGCGCGAGATCATCGACGCCGCCCGCGAGCTTGATACGCGCGGCGTCGCGATGGCCGTCTTCCCCGAGCTGTGCGTCTCCGGCTACGCCATCGACGACCTCTTCCTGCAGGACGTGCTGCTCGATAACGTCGAGAAGGCCCTCGCCGACATCGTCGAAGCCAGCGCCGACCTGCTGCCCCTCCTCATCGTGGGCGCACCCCTGCGCAAAGACAACGCCCTGTACAACTGCGCCGTCGCCATCCACCGCGGCCGCGTGCTGGGAATCGTCCCCAAGTCGCACCTGCCCAACTACCGCGAGTTCTACGAGAAGCGCCACTTCGTCACCATGCCCCCGCGCGCATGCGAGCGCATCGAGGTGCCGTGGGGCGGCATCGAGGAGTTTTCCGGTGGCCCCGTGTGGGTTCCCTTCGGCCAGGTCCTCCTGTCCGCCGACGACGTGCCCGGCCTGACCATCGGCATCGAGATCTGCGAGGACATGTGGGTGCCCGTCACCCCGGCCACAGAGCTGGCGCTCGCGGGCGCGACCGTCCTGGCGAACCTGTCGGCCTCCCCCATCACCGTGGGACGCGGCGCAGACCGCGAGCTCATGGTGCGCTCAGTATCCGCACGTTGCTCGGCCGCCTACGTGTACACGGCGGCCGGCATGGGCGAGTCCAGCACGGACCTCGCCTGGGACGGCGAGGCCATGATTTACGAGGCCGGGGACCGCCTGGCGATTGGCGAACGCTTCCAGGAGGGTGCGCACATCACGATCGCCGACGTGGACCTGGAGCGCCTGCGCACCGAGCGCAAGCGCCAGAACTCGTTCACGGACAACGCCCAGCGCTACTTCGCGGGCGACGAGCGCATGGCCCCGCAGGAGGTCGAGTTCACGCTCGATCCGCCGCGCACCGACCTGGGCCTGGAGCGCCCGGTCAACCGCTTCCCCTTCGTCCCCAACGACCCCACGCGCCTGGAGCAGGACTGCTACGAGGCCTACAACATTCAGGTGGCCGGCCTGGTCCAGCGCCTGCGCGCGATCGGCAACCCGAAGATCGTCATCGGTGTCTCGGGTGGCCTGGATTCCACGCACGCGCTGGTCGTGGCCTCCCGCGCGATGGATCTGCTGGGCCGTCCGCGCACGGACATCCTGTGCTACACGCTGCCCGGCTTCGCCACCTCCGAGCGCACGAAGAAGAACGCAACCCTGCTGTGCCAGTACCTGGGCACATCCTTCGAGGAGATCGACATCCGTCCGGCCGCCACGCAGATGCTGGCCGACATCGGCCACCCCTACGGCGAGGGAGAGGCCACCTACGACGTGACCTTCGAGAACGTCCAGGCGGGCCTGCGCACCGACTACCTGTTCCGCCTGGCCAACCACCTGGGCGGCATCGTGCTGGGCACGGGCGACCTGTCCGAGCTGGCGCTGGGCTGGTGCACGTACGGCGTGGGCGACCAGATGAGCCACTACGCGGTCAACACGGGCGTGCCCAAGACCCTCATGCAGCACTTGATCCGCTGGGTCGTGGCCTCCAAGCAGTTCGACGACCACGTCGGCGAGGTGCTCCTGTCGATCCTGCACACGGAGATCTCCCCCGAGCTGGTTCCCGCCAAGCCGGGCGAGAAGATGCAGTCCACACAGGACAAGATCGGCCCCTACAACCTGCAGGACTTCACGCTGTACCACGTGCTGCGTCGTGGAGCGCGCCCCTCGAAGATCGCGTTCCTGGCGGAGAAGGCCTGGTCGGATGCCTCGGCCGGCTCGTGGCCGGTCGGCTTCCCCGAGGAGGACAAGGTCGCGTACTCGCTCGAGGAGATCGTCAAGTGGGAGCGCCTGTTCCTGTGGCGTTTCTTCAGCCAGCAGTTCAAGCGCAGCGCCTTGCCCAACGGCCCGAAGGTCATGGCCGGCGGCTCGCTGTCCCCGCGCGGAGATTGGCGCATGCCCGCCGACGTGTCGGGTGCGGATTGGGTTACCGAACTCGACGAGGCCGTGAAGGGCTTGGTCGACTGA
- a CDS encoding NUDIX hydrolase: protein MTSPLTIPVAVDIVALTVIDHALHALVVRRGIEPFKDHLALPGGFLRESEQTEEAAARELEEETGITPPGHLEQLRSYGPEGRDPRGPVLSVAYLLLAPSFSPTRSGGDAAGALWHPVDALLAPTSPLAFDHAEILADGVERARSKIEYSPLATSFCGPEFTITQLRTTYEAIWGSALDPRNFHRKATKTASFIEPTGGTVREGAGRPAALYRLIPGVDDTAFVLDPPLRRPPTPTPASSMKSASAPSAQE, encoded by the coding sequence ATGACCTCTCCCCTCACCATCCCCGTCGCGGTCGACATCGTCGCTCTGACCGTCATTGACCACGCGCTCCACGCTCTCGTCGTGCGGCGCGGAATTGAGCCTTTCAAGGATCACTTGGCACTCCCCGGCGGCTTTCTACGCGAGAGCGAGCAGACCGAGGAGGCGGCAGCGCGCGAACTCGAGGAGGAAACCGGCATTACTCCGCCAGGACATCTCGAACAGCTGCGTTCCTACGGACCGGAAGGCCGCGACCCGCGCGGGCCCGTTCTCTCCGTCGCCTACCTCCTCCTCGCCCCCTCGTTCTCACCAACCCGCTCGGGCGGCGACGCCGCGGGAGCCCTCTGGCACCCCGTCGACGCACTCCTTGCGCCCACCTCACCCCTCGCCTTCGATCACGCGGAAATCCTCGCAGACGGAGTAGAGCGCGCCCGCTCCAAGATCGAATACTCACCCCTAGCCACGTCCTTCTGCGGCCCCGAGTTCACAATCACACAACTGCGCACGACCTACGAAGCCATCTGGGGATCGGCGCTCGACCCGCGCAACTTCCACCGCAAAGCGACAAAAACCGCATCATTTATCGAGCCGACGGGAGGCACGGTGCGCGAGGGTGCCGGGCGCCCGGCAGCCCTCTACCGCCTCATCCCGGGCGTCGACGATACGGCCTTTGTCCTCGACCCGCCCCTGCGCCGACCGCCCACCCCGACCCCAGCCTCGTCAATGAAGAGCGCGAGCGCACCGAGTGCGCAAGAATAG
- a CDS encoding SPFH domain-containing protein: MGTLHHHPFLIRYQGGAGDHVVQIRAGRTVRSGVGQSFWLRAGRCALAEVPTSNRAHSFLVQTTTADQQNINAQVSITYHIEDAEAAAVHYDFGLYPREAGGDAQGLWQIDETVTRIAFSALASAIGEMTLTDAISGSLEKVGDVLAQAFKADDQLRTTGVAVVDARLLSLRPDEGVESSLRAPLLEQLQAEADRALYERRALAVERESQISENEMQSKLDLARKRADLVDQEGHNARREAEEKAAADAIEVEAEVRRIVEKGKAYEADWNTAGRARIANDAAYIQALAAAGPEVARALALKEMAKNMPSFGNITITADVLSDLVAAFTGSAKAGQ, translated from the coding sequence ATGGGAACCCTGCACCACCACCCATTCCTCATCCGCTACCAGGGAGGTGCCGGCGATCACGTCGTCCAGATCCGCGCCGGACGCACCGTCCGATCCGGCGTCGGACAGTCCTTCTGGCTGCGAGCCGGACGCTGCGCGCTCGCGGAGGTCCCCACCTCCAACCGCGCCCACAGCTTCCTCGTCCAGACGACCACCGCCGACCAGCAGAACATCAACGCGCAGGTTTCGATCACCTACCACATCGAAGACGCCGAGGCTGCCGCCGTGCACTACGACTTCGGCCTATACCCGCGCGAAGCTGGAGGGGACGCTCAGGGGCTGTGGCAGATCGACGAGACCGTCACCCGCATCGCCTTCTCCGCCCTGGCCTCGGCAATCGGAGAGATGACACTCACAGATGCAATTAGCGGTTCCCTCGAAAAAGTAGGTGACGTGCTCGCCCAGGCCTTCAAGGCGGATGATCAGCTGCGCACCACAGGCGTCGCGGTCGTTGATGCCCGCCTGCTGAGCCTGCGCCCGGACGAAGGGGTTGAATCCTCCCTGCGTGCCCCTCTCCTCGAGCAGCTTCAGGCCGAGGCCGACCGCGCCCTCTACGAGCGCCGGGCTCTCGCCGTCGAACGCGAATCTCAGATCTCCGAAAACGAGATGCAGTCCAAGCTCGACCTGGCCCGCAAGCGTGCCGACCTGGTCGATCAGGAAGGACACAACGCCCGGCGTGAGGCTGAAGAGAAGGCCGCAGCAGACGCGATTGAGGTGGAAGCCGAGGTTCGCCGCATTGTCGAAAAAGGCAAGGCGTACGAGGCTGACTGGAACACCGCTGGCCGCGCTCGGATCGCGAACGACGCCGCATACATCCAGGCGCTCGCGGCAGCCGGGCCCGAAGTGGCGCGTGCCCTCGCCCTCAAGGAAATGGCGAAGAACATGCCGTCCTTTGGGAACATCACCATCACCGCCGACGTGCTCAGCGACCTCGTCGCGGCCTTCACCGGCTCCGCGAAGGCGGGGCAGTAG
- a CDS encoding NAD-dependent protein deacylase, producing MNDDVSTLAEWIASSASTVFFGGAGVSTESGIPDFRGANGFYFQERDIPLETVLSIDFFNRHPQAYWEWFHEIYRPVEPNGAHKALASLEAAGRLDAVITQNIDGLHQRAGSRAVWELHGNWERLVCTGCGAIAALGDATWLDGDHVPACPSCASQMRPDIVMYGEALDQGVIEAAVSAIARASTLIVAGTSLVVYPAAGLINYFSGDHLVLMNATPTSADAHADLIVREPVARTFGEVMDELRTRGTVSA from the coding sequence ATGAACGACGACGTGTCGACCCTGGCGGAGTGGATCGCTTCTTCCGCGTCCACCGTGTTTTTTGGCGGCGCGGGCGTGTCCACCGAGTCGGGAATCCCCGATTTTCGCGGGGCGAACGGCTTCTATTTTCAAGAGCGCGATATTCCCTTGGAGACGGTGCTCAGCATCGACTTTTTCAACCGGCATCCGCAGGCATATTGGGAGTGGTTCCACGAGATCTATCGCCCGGTGGAGCCCAACGGCGCGCATAAGGCCCTGGCATCCCTGGAGGCCGCGGGTCGTCTGGACGCGGTGATCACGCAGAACATCGACGGATTGCACCAGCGGGCCGGGTCGCGCGCCGTGTGGGAGCTTCACGGCAACTGGGAGCGCCTCGTGTGCACAGGTTGCGGGGCCATCGCCGCGCTCGGGGATGCCACCTGGCTCGACGGAGATCACGTGCCCGCGTGCCCCTCGTGCGCCTCGCAAATGCGCCCGGACATCGTCATGTACGGCGAGGCCCTCGATCAGGGCGTCATCGAGGCCGCCGTGTCTGCCATCGCGCGGGCGTCCACGCTGATCGTGGCAGGAACGTCCCTCGTGGTGTATCCGGCGGCGGGCCTCATCAACTATTTCTCCGGGGATCACCTGGTGCTTATGAACGCCACCCCGACCTCGGCCGACGCGCACGCGGATCTGATCGTCCGCGAGCCGGTCGCCCGCACCTTCGGCGAGGTCATGGACGAGCTACGCACACGGGGCACCGTGTCTGCGTAG
- a CDS encoding acetate/propionate family kinase, which produces MSSTSVLVINSGSSSIKYQLVDPDTGDAIAKGLVERIGDSMGLIKHVHGDAVTEEELPVPDHTVGMREVLRLFDTEGPTLAEAGILAVGHRVVQGGRHFDGPALITNEVRDLIEELCPLAPLHNPAHLKGIDVARELMPDVPHVAVFDTAFFQQLPARSALYALETETAEKYSVRRYGAHGTSHQFVSQEIAKLEGRDDLKQIVMHLGNGASVSAVKNGHPIDTSMGLTPLEGLMMGTRTGDIDPAVVFHLQRVAGMSIDEVDTLFNKKSGMKGMTGESDMRSVWAMIHNDEDPETQQRARTAMDVYINRLLKYVGSYTAELGGLDVITFTAGIGENDIDVRRELAEALSPFGVKIDVEANKVRSGEPRVVSAPDSTVKIYVFPTNEELAIARQALTFA; this is translated from the coding sequence GTGTCCTCGACCTCCGTTCTCGTCATTAACTCCGGCTCATCCTCCATCAAGTACCAGCTCGTCGACCCCGATACCGGCGACGCAATCGCCAAGGGCCTCGTCGAGCGCATCGGCGACTCCATGGGCCTCATCAAGCACGTCCACGGCGACGCCGTCACCGAAGAAGAGCTCCCCGTTCCCGACCACACCGTCGGCATGCGCGAGGTCCTGCGCCTCTTCGACACGGAGGGCCCGACCCTGGCCGAGGCGGGCATCCTCGCCGTCGGCCACCGCGTCGTTCAGGGCGGCCGCCACTTCGACGGCCCGGCGCTCATCACCAACGAGGTTCGCGACCTGATCGAAGAGCTGTGCCCGCTGGCTCCCCTGCACAATCCCGCCCACCTCAAGGGCATCGACGTGGCGCGTGAACTCATGCCCGACGTTCCCCACGTCGCGGTCTTCGACACCGCGTTCTTCCAGCAGCTGCCCGCCCGCTCGGCCCTGTACGCCCTCGAGACCGAGACCGCCGAGAAGTACTCCGTGCGCCGCTACGGGGCCCACGGCACCTCCCACCAGTTCGTGTCCCAGGAGATCGCGAAGCTGGAAGGCCGCGACGACCTCAAGCAGATCGTCATGCACCTGGGCAACGGTGCGTCCGTGTCCGCCGTCAAGAACGGCCACCCGATCGACACCTCCATGGGCCTGACCCCCCTCGAGGGTCTCATGATGGGCACCCGCACCGGCGACATCGACCCCGCCGTCGTGTTCCACCTGCAGCGCGTCGCCGGCATGAGCATCGACGAGGTCGACACGCTCTTCAACAAGAAGTCCGGCATGAAGGGCATGACGGGCGAGTCCGACATGCGCTCCGTGTGGGCGATGATCCACAACGACGAAGATCCCGAGACCCAGCAGCGCGCCCGCACCGCGATGGACGTGTACATCAACCGCCTGCTGAAGTACGTAGGCTCCTACACCGCTGAGCTGGGCGGACTGGACGTCATCACCTTCACCGCCGGTATCGGCGAGAACGACATCGACGTGCGCCGCGAGCTGGCCGAGGCCCTCTCCCCCTTTGGCGTCAAGATCGACGTCGAGGCGAACAAGGTCCGCTCCGGCGAGCCGCGCGTCGTCTCCGCTCCCGACTCAACCGTGAAGATCTACGTCTTCCCGACCAACGAGGAGCTGGCGATCGCCCGCCAGGCGCTGACCTTCGCCTGA
- the pta gene encoding phosphate acetyltransferase translates to MSRFIVVAPGSSEAAALATDELARVLGTTTADALAGTTVTDAALRPAVALPAAVEAVRAAGDDVLITPAREASNRSFDHVAWNLSLAASTRAGVILAFDAEGTSAELLTEEIAAARLRAEAAAASVIAIVLTGGAPAIEADVPVLPLPLAEDAAATLRATAAPTAVTPLAFQADLIERARADRKRIVLPEPDDDRVLQAAAQVLAAGIADITFVGDADYVAKRAGELGLDLSAAQVVSVNDPAYLERYAEEFARLRAKKGVTLEQARAKVTDVSYFGTMMVHMGDADGMVSGAAHTTAHTIVPSFQIIKTAPGVSVVSSIFLMAMKDRVWAFGDCAVNPNPTAEQLADIAVTSARTAAQFGVTPRVAMLSYSTGTSGAGPDVDVVVEATRLAREKDPELAIEGPIQFDAAVDEAVASKKLPGSQVAGKATVFIFPSLEAGNIGYKAVQRSSGAVAVGPVLQGLNKPVNDLSRGALVEDIVNTVALTAVQAQG, encoded by the coding sequence GTGTCCCGTTTTATTGTCGTCGCCCCCGGTTCGTCGGAGGCAGCCGCCCTCGCCACTGACGAGTTGGCCCGTGTTCTCGGCACCACTACTGCCGATGCCCTGGCCGGCACGACCGTCACGGACGCCGCCCTGCGCCCCGCCGTCGCATTGCCCGCCGCGGTCGAAGCCGTCCGCGCCGCCGGAGACGATGTGCTCATCACCCCCGCGCGCGAGGCCTCGAACCGCTCCTTCGACCACGTCGCCTGGAACCTCAGCCTCGCCGCCTCCACGCGCGCCGGCGTCATCCTTGCCTTCGACGCCGAGGGCACCAGCGCCGAGCTTCTTACCGAAGAGATCGCCGCCGCCCGCCTGCGCGCCGAAGCAGCCGCAGCCTCCGTCATCGCCATCGTCCTGACCGGTGGCGCCCCCGCAATCGAGGCCGACGTGCCCGTCCTGCCCCTGCCGCTGGCCGAGGACGCCGCCGCCACGCTACGCGCAACCGCCGCCCCCACTGCCGTGACCCCGCTGGCCTTCCAGGCCGACCTTATCGAGCGCGCTCGCGCCGACCGCAAGCGCATCGTCCTGCCTGAGCCCGACGACGACCGCGTTCTGCAGGCCGCCGCCCAGGTCCTCGCAGCCGGCATCGCCGACATCACTTTCGTGGGCGACGCCGATTACGTCGCCAAGCGCGCCGGCGAACTCGGCCTCGACCTGAGCGCCGCCCAGGTCGTCTCCGTTAACGATCCCGCGTACCTCGAGCGCTACGCCGAGGAGTTCGCGCGCCTGCGCGCCAAGAAGGGGGTCACCCTCGAGCAGGCTCGCGCGAAGGTCACCGACGTGTCCTACTTCGGCACCATGATGGTCCACATGGGCGATGCCGACGGCATGGTCTCGGGCGCTGCCCACACGACCGCGCACACGATCGTCCCCTCCTTCCAGATCATCAAGACCGCACCCGGCGTCTCCGTGGTCTCTTCCATCTTCCTCATGGCGATGAAGGACCGCGTGTGGGCGTTCGGCGACTGCGCCGTCAACCCCAACCCCACCGCCGAGCAGCTGGCCGACATCGCCGTGACCTCCGCGCGCACCGCCGCCCAGTTCGGCGTCACCCCGCGCGTCGCAATGCTGTCCTACTCGACCGGCACCTCCGGGGCCGGCCCGGACGTTGACGTCGTCGTCGAGGCCACGCGCCTCGCCCGTGAGAAGGACCCCGAGCTGGCCATCGAAGGCCCCATCCAGTTCGACGCAGCCGTCGACGAGGCCGTCGCCTCCAAGAAGCTGCCCGGCTCCCAGGTCGCAGGCAAGGCCACCGTCTTCATCTTCCCCTCGCTGGAAGCCGGGAACATCGGTTACAAGGCGGTCCAGCGCTCCTCCGGTGCGGTCGCCGTCGGCCCCGTCCTCCAGGGCCTCAACAAGCCCGTCAACGACCTGTCGCGCGGTGCACTCGTCGAAGACATCGTCAACACCGTCGCCCTGACCGCCGTCCAGGCCCAGGGCTGA
- a CDS encoding DUF3017 domain-containing protein, whose product MRARLGGWLGAALSAGGVLGVIALAVTDHRHRAVILMVLVLVGMAALRLWTPGRPWFASRARLMDASVYLILAAIIWWFAPYVSTLAVR is encoded by the coding sequence GTGCGCGCGCGACTGGGCGGCTGGCTCGGCGCTGCCCTCAGCGCGGGCGGTGTTCTCGGTGTGATTGCGCTGGCCGTGACGGATCATCGCCACCGCGCGGTCATCCTGATGGTCCTCGTCCTCGTCGGTATGGCGGCGCTGCGTCTGTGGACGCCGGGACGCCCCTGGTTCGCCTCGCGCGCTCGTCTCATGGATGCCTCGGTCTACCTGATCCTCGCCGCGATTATTTGGTGGTTCGCGCCGTACGTGTCGACGCTTGCTGTGCGCTAA
- a CDS encoding dicarboxylate/amino acid:cation symporter, with product MREFLRKSGILVWVIAAIILATVLGSVRIGGDHVIPVEVGRIFATFSAIFSQFLSFSIPLIIIGLVTPAIADLGRGAGKWLGITTAIAYASTLFSGFLTYLVCAMLFPRLLASTRLSSVDEPGSALESYFTIEMPAPLQVMTALLLSFVVGLGLSMVPRGVLRKGFIEFRAIITRLIETIIIPLLPLHIFGIFLNLTYTGEAASVIRTLLRVVVVVILLEVVILLTQFCFAGLVAGRNPIKALLTMTPAYLTALGTSSSAATIPVTLRQTKKNGVSDAVASFTVPLCATIHLAGSTSKIFSFAFAIVLTQGLTVSSLQWVGFIFMLGITMVAAPGVPGGAIMAATGLLSSMLGFNDAQVALMIATYIALDSFGTATNVTGDGAIALVVDRLAHGSIGNEGDPENARELAFDGMAYLDRVSVEGVVSPEELAESAARNGAETVA from the coding sequence ATGCGCGAGTTCCTGCGTAAATCCGGAATCCTCGTTTGGGTGATCGCTGCGATCATCCTCGCGACAGTCCTTGGATCCGTCCGCATTGGCGGCGACCACGTGATTCCCGTCGAGGTTGGCCGTATCTTTGCGACCTTCTCGGCGATCTTCAGCCAGTTCCTGTCCTTCTCGATCCCGCTGATCATCATCGGTCTTGTCACCCCTGCTATCGCCGACCTGGGCCGAGGCGCGGGCAAGTGGCTGGGCATTACGACTGCGATCGCCTACGCGTCGACGCTGTTCTCGGGCTTCCTCACCTACCTGGTGTGCGCCATGCTGTTCCCGCGACTCCTCGCCTCCACGCGGCTGAGCTCGGTCGACGAGCCGGGGAGTGCTCTGGAGTCCTACTTCACCATCGAGATGCCGGCACCGCTTCAGGTCATGACGGCGCTGCTCCTGTCCTTCGTGGTGGGCCTGGGCCTGTCGATGGTTCCTCGCGGCGTGCTGCGTAAGGGCTTCATCGAGTTTCGCGCCATCATCACGCGCCTGATCGAGACGATCATTATTCCTCTGCTGCCGCTGCACATCTTCGGCATCTTCCTGAACCTGACCTACACGGGTGAGGCTGCCTCGGTTATCCGCACTCTGCTGCGCGTCGTCGTCGTGGTGATCCTGCTTGAGGTCGTCATCCTGCTGACCCAGTTCTGCTTCGCTGGCCTCGTCGCGGGCCGTAACCCCATCAAGGCCCTGCTCACTATGACCCCGGCCTACCTGACGGCTCTGGGCACTTCTTCTTCCGCTGCGACGATCCCGGTGACGCTGCGTCAGACGAAGAAGAACGGTGTGTCCGACGCGGTTGCTTCCTTCACGGTCCCGCTGTGTGCGACGATTCACCTGGCTGGGTCGACCTCGAAGATCTTCTCCTTCGCTTTTGCGATCGTCCTGACCCAGGGGCTGACCGTCTCGTCCCTGCAGTGGGTGGGCTTCATCTTCATGCTCGGCATCACGATGGTCGCTGCCCCCGGCGTCCCCGGTGGTGCCATCATGGCCGCCACGGGTCTGCTGAGCTCCATGCTGGGCTTCAACGACGCGCAGGTTGCGCTCATGATCGCCACCTACATCGCCCTGGACTCCTTCGGCACGGCCACGAACGTGACCGGTGACGGCGCGATTGCACTCGTCGTGGACCGTCTGGCCCACGGGTCGATTGGCAACGAGGGCGACCCGGAGAACGCTCGCGAGCTGGCCTTTGACGGCATGGCCTACCTGGACCGTGTCTCCGTTGAGGGTGTTGTGAGCCCCGAGGAGCTGGCTGAGTCCGCGGCACGCAACGGTGCCGAAACCGTCGCCTAG